TATCACAGAAGAAGGGGTGATCCTTGATGATATAGGCCCTTGGATAGGCTGGTGACTGAAGGAACAGCTGTTAATTGTGTTTCATGATATAGGCCCCTGGATATTTCAGTTTCTGGCTCTGTAGAGGGGTTTAAATTTCATAAATAGATTCAACTGATGTATAATGTGATCTCAATCTTTTAAGTACTGACACAGATATTCAAAAGCtgaagcacaaaaacatgaaagTGTAGCCTTCATTATGGGTGGTGTGGCTGATACTTGCCAATAGCATATATAGCGATAATCATCCGTGTAGTTTGCATTGTGCAGGCCATAAAACCCGAGGGTTCAAAGTGAGTCAGAAGAACTGTATCCAGGGGATTAAAAGCAGCGGCCTTTGGGTTGTTGCTTGGAGTACCAAACTTCGGTAATATCGAATTCCAATTTAATAAGCTTATAGCATACATTAGCATTGATCAATTCGATTCGACATGAGAGCAGGAAGGGTTCGTCAGATCACTAATGGAGGTttgcgccgcccgcgccccagGCAAGATTATCCTTGCCGGCGAGCACGCCGTCGTCCATGGctcagccgccgtcgccgccgccatcgacctCTACACGCGCTGCTCCCTCTGCCTCATGCCCCTCGctgacgacgaggcggccgccACGTTGGAGCTGGACCTCAAGGATCCTGGCCTCACCTTCTCGTGGCCGTGCGGGCGCCTCCGCGAGGTGCTGCTGACAGATGAGGCAGCGGGGGCACGGGAGGcgaggccatgctccccggACCGGCTGGCCTCCATTGCCAGGCTCTTGGAGGAGCACGAGATCCCTGAGGCCAAGATCTGGCTCTCCGCCGGTCTCTctgccttcctcttcctctacaCCTCCATATTGGGGTTGGTTCGCTTGCTCTGCCTCTATCCTGAAAGCAATCCTTGACGTAATCATGAAACCTCCTAATGGGTATGGAGGACTTTGGGCCACATTGTAGGTGTAGACCCGGGAAGGTGACGGTGAGCTCGGACCTGCCCATGGGGTCGGGGCTTGGGTCATCGGCCGCCTTCTGCGTGTCGATGTCGGGGGTGTTGCTGACAGCTGCCGGCGTGGTTACTGCAGTCGGCGGCATCAGCGGCGAGGGCATGGGGTGGGAGTTGGTCGGGAAGGATGATCTTGAGCTAGTTAACCGGTGGGCTTTCCAGGGGGAGAAGATTATCCATGGGAAGCCTTCTGGCATCGACAATGCTGTCAGCACTTTCGGTatgctctcctctctctttcatgGGAAGTCTTTCGATTTAGTACTTTTAGATGCCGGCTCTGTTGGACATCCAAGTGACACTTAGTTGAATGAATGAGATGATGCAAATACAGATAATATTGTTACAGTCATCAAATAAAGTGATATATCCTATTTTAGATTCATTACCATTACCGTGTTAAGTTTAGGTACCAGCCATGCATGTTGTGCTAGTTCCAGTTATTTCCAGGAATCTAAACCTCCCTTTACTTGTTATTTGTTTTCCTTGGTTTTGCATATACTAATTAAATCTGTTCCTGATTGTTAGGAAGCATGATCAAATTCAAGAAAGGGGAATTGACAAACCTTAAATCTAGCAACCCAGTGAAAATGCTTATTACGGATACAAGAGTTGGTAGGAACACAAAGGCTCTGGTTGCTGGTGTCTCTGAAAGAGCCTCCAGGCATTCAGATGCTATGGCTTCTGTATTCAACGCAGTGAACTCCATTAGTGAAGAGGTGTCAAGCATTGTTGAGTTAGCAGCTAATGATGAGATAGCTATCACCTCAAAGGAGGAAAAGCTGGCGGAACTCATGGAGATGAACCAAGGTTTGCTTCAGTGCATGGGTGTTAGCCATTCTTCGATAGAAACTGTACTGCGGACAACATTGAAATTCAACTTGGTCTCCAAGTTAACAGGAGCTGGAGGTGGTGGTTGTGTTTTGACCCTGATACCAACTAGTATCCTTTTTATGCCTAACATTTTACAGACTTTCATTCATGACTTCTCTATTGTGAAAATACCACGCCAcctatatatgattttatatCTAATAACTCAACTTTCAACAACTTTTGTTCTTTTTGGACATTTAGTGGTTCTGAATTTAGCAAGCTAAATTTCAGAACTACAATAATGACTACAAAAAAATGATTCTGAAATTGCTATGGATCAAATCAGTATACATTGTTATGAAATGTCATAGTGTAGAGAAGCGGAACATAAATGACATATTGCAATCTAAAGATTCTCATATTTCTTTACAATTTAAATACTCAATTTCTTCATATCTGGCTTCTGATATATATTCACTCATTGATGTTTAGTCCTGTTAGATATGCATTTTTACTACGTTCAATGCCCTTGTTCTGGTTTAAGAATGCTTATTAGATCTTTATTGTACTTCTAGCTTCGGCACAGAGTCCACATACTGACACTAAGCTATGTGACTCCTCTTCTGTTGGGATTTATGCCTATCTTTTAGTGATGCATGATGTTTCCTTAACATGAATATCAGTGCTATCCAACTTAGTTCTGGAGAAAGTCATTGCAGAGCTGGAGTCGCATAGTTTTCGCTGCTTTAAAGTTGAGGTTGGTGGACAGGGTCTTCAAGTTTGCCAAGGAGGCTGCTCCTATTTTAATGGAGATGTTGTATAATACTTTGTAGTTATGGATTAGTCAACGGTTTGAGATTTGTTCTTCACACTGTTTCTTCTAGATTAATCCATTAGTTATGTCCTTATTTTAGCCCCGGGCAGTTCCTGTATCAAATAATCCTACCGTCGCATGATTGCCCTTGGGGTTTGTATCaaatacaacttttttttgCTGATGCAACTGTTGTATGAGGGAAAGTGCTATGGTAGATGTGACTACTACCtccaaatttatctattttattcacTTATGAAGCAAGAAGCAACCCATACAATGTATCACCTCGAGTTCACAAATACCAATATATCTAATACTCTCACATCCTTtttgaaatttgtgtggaggttgcctcttgatttaggggtggctcatcatctctctcttcacttttctcctccacctcatcactcAATCTAATGTGGCACTTGTAGGGGCAACATATGAAgcattatagtacttgccctgaGTAAACCATTTCACTGCTGCGTTTGGTAATCTGGGAGAGGATTCTAATACCTCTATCCTCTCGCCTAActttttctctcaaattcaaTAGAGGTGATTATGAAAAAATCTAAAACAATTTGGCAATATAGTATGGTAGCATCTACCTCTTCATCAAaaattatattcaaattttatctatatattGAGAAACAAAGAAGACAAATTCAGGAGTGAATAGTACCAATACCATTcatatgctgtttttttttatttctcaatgTGTGAGTTAAGTTTTGACTTGattatttaaaatagtttatgtTATGTATATGGTATGAATGTTGTTTTGTTTGAGAATTTTTGGTAACTATTTATatggtgtttttttctcttgaaaaaaataatgggaCATCCCCGCAGAAATTTAAAACACTTTTCCATTGTACCAAACACAGACGGACAGACCTTTCTATGGCTACAATTGGCATCAGCGGCATTAAATATAGGTTTACTTAAACATCGTGGGAACGCTGGAAGATTAggggc
The sequence above is drawn from the Oryza glaberrima chromosome 10, OglaRS2, whole genome shotgun sequence genome and encodes:
- the LOC127786202 gene encoding mevalonate kinase-like, with translation MEVCAARAPGKIILAGEHAVVHGSAAVAAAIDLYTRCSLCLMPLADDEAAATLELDLKDPGLTFSWPCGRLREVLLTDEAAGAREARPCSPDRLASIARLLEEHEIPEAKIWLSAGLSAFLFLYTSILGCRPGKVTVSSDLPMGSGLGSSAAFCVSMSGVLLTAAGVVTAVGGISGEGMGWELVGKDDLELVNRWAFQGEKIIHGKPSGIDNAVSTFGSMIKFKKGELTNLKSSNPVKMLITDTRVGRNTKALVAGVSERASRHSDAMASVFNAVNSISEEVSSIVELAANDEIAITSKEEKLAELMEMNQGLLQCMGVSHSSIETVLRTTLKFNLVSKLTGAGGGGCVLTLIPTMLSNLVLEKVIAELESHSFRCFKVEVGGQGLQVCQGGCSYFNGDVV